TTTTGGTTCTGATGAGACCAAGGAGTAATTTGCTTTTCGATGTTTGATCTTGGTTTTCGTCATTCTGTTTTAGGTTCCTCTGATTTTGGGTATCTGGGGAGGCAAGGGTCAGGGCAAATCCTTCCAGTGTGAACTTGTCTTTGCCAAGATGGGAATCAAGTGAGTTCTTCGTGAACTCATGAGaagtttttggaagattaaAAGGGAAATCTAACCTATAAAGTGAACAATTGCCTATGATTTTATCTACTAATTGGTTGATTGTGCAATATCAGCCCCATTATGATGAGTGCCGGAGAACTGGAAAGTGGAAACGCTGGTGAGCCCGCAAAATTGATCAGGCAAAGGTATCGTGAGGCAGCTGATATCATCAAGAAGGGCAAGATGTGCTGCCTCTTCATCAACGATCTCGATGCTGGTGCTGGTAGGCTCGGTGGGACCACTCAATACACTGTGAACAACCAGATGGTGAACGCTACCCTCATGAACATCGCTGATAACCCGACCAATGTCCAGCTCCCCGGTATGTACAACAAGGAGGAGAACCCCGGGTCCCCATCATCGTCACTGGTAACGACTTCTCCACACTGTATGCCCTCTCATCCGTGACGGTCGTATGGAGAAATTCTACTGGGCACCAACTCGCGAAGACCGCATTGGTGTTTGCAAAGGTATCTTTAGGTCCGACAATATCCCCGATGAAGACATTGTCAAACTCGTTGATAACTTCCCCGGCCAATCTATTGGTAAGTATAAACACAATTTTCTGTTGGCAATTGTTCTCTCCAAATTTTCCAAAAGGGATCATGTTTCAAACACCTCTATGAATgattgtgataattataattaatacGGTGGTTATGGGAAAACTGTCCATTGAGAATGAGGAGTTCGAAAATGGAAACTGAAAACTGACTTGAGATTCAATGCATGTCGAGTGAAAGAAAGTTATCGTAAAATTCTACCAACCATTTTGAGGGGATGTAGTCATTCATGAGCTTGCTTGCTCCTGCTTGCAGACTTCTTTGGTGCCCTGCGTGCTCGTGTCTATGATGACGAAGTAAGGAAGTGGATCTCCGGTGTTGGAGTTGACAGCATTGGAAAGAAGCTCGTGAACTCAAAGGAGGGTCCCCCAACTTTCGAGCAGCCGAAGATGAGCCTCGACAAGCTCCTTGAGTATGGAAACATGCTCGTTCAGGAACAGGAGAACGTGAAGAGAGTCCAGTTGGCTGACAAGTACTTGAGTGACGCCGCCTCGGTGATGCCAACAAAGATGCCATGGAGAGCGGAACCTTCTTCAGCTAGAATGCTCACTCTGGAAGTTTGATTGTTTGGTGTGTTCATCTGTCGTTCCTAGTGGTAGCAAAATGAGGAGTCATAAGCTCATACTTTATGAATGCAAGCAAGCAACGGATTCCTTTCACATGACAAGAACTAGTTTCGACAGCCAGAATTGAGAGCTGTAGTTGCAAGCACCAGGACATCCTgtctttgttgtttcttttttgtgctatattaaaaaaaaaaaaaaaaaaaatcttgatgtTTGGGCAATCCTTTTTCAGTCTCGCACTTGCATCCATGTTTGCACAGAGCAGAAGCGCAACCTAATACTGATCCTAGTGAAGTCAATGTGCTGAATGGTCAGCAGTAATTTACTGTAGAATATCATTTTTATTGCTTGTACATGATACGCATTTCGACACAGAAGACTGAATGCTGCGCTGATACAACATAATTAACATTTGCTAATCCACAATATACATGAAGAAtcgagaaaaaatgaaattctattATTGACAGCAGAGGGGATGTCCGTTCCACTTTTCAGTTGGCCTGAGTATTCTTCCATAATTCTCTTCTTCCATAGCTACAATGCAAGAGAAAGCACGCGGTAAGATTCGCAGATGATGAAAGCCCTGGGACAATGGTCAATGCAGTTGCACCCATGGATTCTCATGGTTACTTGAATTTCTTCAGTAGTCCTGTGACTTGTCTCTTTACACTGCATTTTTCAGAAGGCTAAAGAACATATTTTACCAGGGGATTGCGAAAAAAAACCTCCCATGAAAATTTACCGCCAGGTCTACAGGAATGGCTTGTCTATGCTCTCGGCCTGTGATTAGTAGTTACTAATCGACCAAAGCTAGTTCATTTATTTGTCTTAACCTCAGAAAGAACGTTacaattggcatggactggaaAAATCGAAATTTACCTTCATGGGCATTGGTCGATGCCGGGATATGCGTAGAAGAGTTCGTAGCAGAATGGAAAGCAGTAGTGGACGATGCCTCTTGGTTCCGAAGCAAATTACTGACGGCCTCCTGACCTTCTCAACCACGCCTCCATCAGCAGGGACCTTCCGAGGGACTTATTGCCTCGGTTATCACTTGAGACAGTGCCCTGTCATCTTCCCTGGTTCAAACTTATGCATTATATATTCCTTCACCGACACCCCTTATCTAACTTCCGCTCTGCAGGAGTATCCTGCAGGTGCCCCCTAACAGCAATGTTTGCAGGCCGACCAGCTGCCGAACCTGCTGCTGGAGAACTGACCGTTAGGTTCTGGATCTTTGAAGCAACAGCATGAGTTGCATCTGTCGCATAACCTGGCGCATTCTGAATTTTTGAAGCGATAGTATAAGTTGCATCAGTTGCATAAGCCGGCGTTTTGGATTTTGGAAGTGATTGCCTGAGTTGCATCAGAAACCATGGTATATGCTGGTGCGAGTTTCTCCGTCATGGTTTCAGTCATTGTCTTGTCAGGACTAAGAGGGTTTCCTTTACTGGCTTCAGTTTCGTGATCGATACTGTTTGGCAAAAGATGCTTCTCCGATATGACCGGATTGCTCTCGGATGCTGCCTAGCCTTCTCCTTGCAGTCTTCAGGTGCCAGCTCCGACTCGTACACTGAAAAGagcaaaaaacagaaaatgatTCTTCAGAACTTCATATCTCCAGGGTCACATTTCTAACGATTTGATTCCCAAAGAGAGAGTATTCCTTTTGACTTCGGAAAACTCCACTCGCGCCGAGCCCGGTCGGGAATGCTCTCCTTTTCCAGAGCATATTTCAGAAAGAGCAGTCGGGAAGCGATCCAATATCTTCTGTATGGACCTTTCGATACTACTAAACAGTAGAGAATGAAAAAGGAGGATGACATTACTTGGGGCTCCAAGATACTGGCGTCTTCTTCAGCATCATCTTCATCCAAGCTGACCCCCCCACAACGGCGTGGTGTTGCCGCGTTGGCGTTTCGCTTTTGCCGAGGCTGAGGTGCCATCTTCTAGCCCTTTCTTTCACTTTGGCAAGAACAGACTTCTTGTTGTTGGGGTACGAGTGGAGGTGGTCGTCTTCCAGATCGTGGCCCTCATAAACGTCGGGGAGGTCGAGGACCACCTGGAACTTTCGCCTGGTCCGTCTGCAACATGGTTAGAATACGAGAGCAATGATCACATGGCCCATTGGGCAACAGTGTCAATTCAGACCAACAAGAATGAACCGAGGACGAGCGGTCATTGAGGAATGCCGATGCGCGCCGGAGGCGTTTCACCGTCCATCTCTTTACCATAAAGGAGCTGCTCGACCGTAGGGGTGGTCGGAGTCCGAGGACTCGGGGTGCTGCTCTTGCTGTATCTCAGCCTCCCATCGAATCGCTGAGCCATCTAGCTTCACCCGACAATCCCACAAAT
The nucleotide sequence above comes from Eucalyptus grandis isolate ANBG69807.140 chromosome 2, ASM1654582v1, whole genome shotgun sequence. Encoded proteins:
- the LOC104432694 gene encoding LOW QUALITY PROTEIN: ribulose bisphosphate carboxylase/oxygenase activase, chloroplastic (The sequence of the model RefSeq protein was modified relative to this genomic sequence to represent the inferred CDS: inserted 4 bases in 4 codons; deleted 1 base in 1 codon), whose amino-acid sequence is MAATVSTVGTVNPLSLNSSSSGDSVPRSVFLGSSLKKVNSRFTSPKVSSGSFKVVAEVEEDKQTNKDKWKGLAFDTSDDQQDITRGXGMVDSLFQAPMGTGTHYAIMSSYDYISAGLRQYNLDNNMDGFYIAPAFMDKLVVHITKNFMTLPNIKVPLILGIWGGKGQGKSFQCELVFAKMGINPIMMSAGELESGNAGEPAKLIRQRYREAADIIKKGKMCCLFINDLDAGAGRLGGTTQYTVNNQMVNATLMNIADNPTNVQLPGMYNKEENXRVPIIVTGNDFSTLYXPLIRDGRMEKFYWAPTREDRIGVCKGIFRSDNIPDEDIVKLVDNFPGQSIDFFGALRARVYDDEVRKWISGVGVDSIGKKLVNSKEGPPTFEQPKMSLDKLLEYGNMLVQEQENVKRVQLADKYLSDAXLGDANKDAMESGTFFS